A genomic window from Vitis riparia cultivar Riparia Gloire de Montpellier isolate 1030 chromosome 16, EGFV_Vit.rip_1.0, whole genome shotgun sequence includes:
- the LOC117933384 gene encoding LEAF RUST 10 DISEASE-RESISTANCE LOCUS RECEPTOR-LIKE PROTEIN KINASE-like 1.2, producing the protein MVRKAKLVGVLLITVLLHVLFLSICVSSENQPCRPSSCGHIRNISNPFRLKGGPSRCGDPDPAYELVCENNRTILYGKYYVTEINYDNYTIRVVVPGLEKGNCFSTPPYSLAVYDVHPYELFYGHNAIVLMNCTRPVISDRNYIPITLCNTSTNGSSFSSQSYAYALVGDSKKVRDLPYSCTFGITVITDKFQAGSESPISSMSDLQEMLLMGIKFSFLCSKCNIHLRCIPNISDHTVRCVGISEFSFREQKKLLETEICSSVK; encoded by the coding sequence ATGGTGAGAAAAGCAAAACTTGTGGGAGTACTCCTCATAACGGTACTACTCCATGTTTTGTTCCTTTCAATTTGTGTTTCTAGTGAAAACCAGCCCTGCAGGCCCTCTTCTTGTGGGCATATCCGAAACATCAGCAACCCTTTCCGATTAAAAGGTGGTCCATCTCGATGTGGTGATCCTGATCCTGCATATGAACTGGTTTGTGAAAACAACCGTACTATCTTATATGGGAAATACTATGTCACGGAGATCAACTACGATAACTACACCATTAGAGTAGTAGTTCCGGGGCTAGAGAAGGGCAACTGTTTCTCCACTCCTCCCTATTCCTTGGCAGTATATGATGTACATCCATATGAACTTTTTTATGGGCACAATGCTATAGTTTTGATGAACTGCACCAGGCCAGTGATCAGTGATCGCAACTATATTCCTATTACTCTTTGCAACACAAGCACCAATGgttcttccttttcttcacaATCGTATGCTTATGCTCTAGTTGGAGACTCCAAGAAGGTGAGAGATCTTCCCTATTCATGCACCTTCGGCATAACTGTTATTACTGATAAATTCCAGGCAGGGTCAGAGTCCCCCATTAGTTCAATGTCAGATTTGCAAGAAATGCTGCTTATGGGGATTAAGTTTTCATTCCTCTGCAGCAAATGCAATATACATCTACGGTGCATTCCAAATATCAGTGACCACACTGTACGATGCGTTGGCATAAGTGAGTTCagttttagagaacaaaaaaaattgctgGAAACCGAAATATGCAGTTCAGTCAAATAA
- the LOC117932958 gene encoding rust resistance kinase Lr10-like has protein sequence MVYFWIETIFHTSFTIQGLKKYIDVSPAYYVIVWVLQKAVIIFIGGRTVLGISCLFGCLFYMFRQRHLSVDNNIEEFLQNQRNFQPIRYSYSQLKNMTNNFKNKLGQGGFGCVYKGKLQSGRVVAVKVLIMSKSNGQDFINEVVTIGRIHHVNVVRLVGFCVEGSKWALIYDFMPNGSLDKFIFIEREKGIPLSWDRLYRIALGVGRGIEYLHEGCDMQILHFDIKPHNILLDEDFTPKVSDFGLAKLYSTDESIVSLTAAQGTLGYIAPELFYKNIRGVSHKADAYSFGMLLMEIVGKRRHVSVHEENLNEIYFPSWIYDKIKQGEAIEIGDAKEEDMKYILKMVIVALWCVQMKPMDRPSMSKALEMLEGDVELLQMPPKPTLYSHEMSAEDRENNPVDVPISSCNANITISLDGR, from the exons ATGGTCTACTTTTGGA TCGAGACAATTTTTCATACTTCCTTTACAATCCAAG gacttaaaaaatatattgatgtCAGTCCTGCTTACTATGTGATTG TCTGGGTTCTTCAAAAGGCTG TCATAATATTCATTGGAGGGCGCACTGTGCTTGGGATATCTTGCCTGTTTGGCTGTTTATTCTACATGTTTCGACAGAGGCACTTGTCAGTAGACAATAATATTGAAGAATTTCTGCAAAATCAGAGAAATTTCCAACCTATCAGGTACTCATATTCACAATTAAAGAATATGACCAACAATTTCAAGAATAAGTTAGGCCAAGGAGGTTTTGGTTGTGTATATAAAGGAAAGCTTCAAAGTGGTCGTGTTGTAGCAGTAAAAGTGTTAATCATGTCAAAATCTAATGGACAAGATTTCATTAATGAAGTCGTTACAATTGGAAGAATTCACCATGTTAACGTGGTAAGACTTGTTGGATTTTGCGTAGAAGGATCAAAATGGGCCCTTATATATGACTTTATGCCAAATGGGTCTCTTGATAAGTTCATCTTCAttgaaagagaaaagggaattCCTTTGAGTTGGGATAGATTATATAGGATTGCACTTGGAGTAGGACGCGGGATTGAATACTTACATGAAGGGTGTGACATGCAAATTCTACATTTTGATATCAAGCCtcacaatattcttttggatgaaGACTTTACTCCAAAAGTTTCAGATTTTGGCCTTGCGAAATTGTATTCAACAGATGAAAGTATTGTGTCTCTCACTGCAGCTCAAGGAACGTTAGGATATATTGCTCCagagttgttttataaaaatattagaggTGTGTCGCATAAAGCTGATGCttatagttttggaatgttatTGATGGAAATAGTGGGAAAACGGAGACATGTGAGTGTACATGAAGAGAATCTAAATGAAATTTACTTCCCATCATGGATTTATGACAAAATCAAGCAGGGAGAAGCCATTGAAATTGGAGATGCCAAAGAAGAggatatgaaatatatattgaaGATGGTCATAGTTGCATTGTGGTGTGTGCAGATGAAGCCCATGGACCGTCCTTCCATGAGCAAAGCACTAGAGATGCTAGAAGGTGATGTTGAGCTCTTGCAAATGCCTCCTAAGCCTACTCTTTATTCTCATGAAATGTCAGCTGAGGATCGGGAGAACAACCCAGTTGATGTACCAATTTCCTCATGTAATGCTAATATTACAATCAGCCTAGATGGAAGGTAA